One window of Halichondria panicea chromosome 7, odHalPani1.1, whole genome shotgun sequence genomic DNA carries:
- the LOC135338684 gene encoding peroxisomal membrane protein 11A-like, whose protein sequence is MASSSQGMVAAAFKLADKTAGRDKICRLVQYGTKFLHWALESKGLSPELVTKLKGLESSISTARKLFRLGKSVDNFRGALQTIHLGDAILRVIVTLVKINRGIFLLFDHVLWAQRMKLVVIDSNFWVTYSNRFWLLSIVLCIIRDFYEILKLLKAERKRVESVAITYSSDKQKASILESLRNVFTNNPTVTIDLVKNSTDLFIPAARLDLVGVPGGVVGIMGVVSSLAGLLVSYNENLKLKFS, encoded by the exons ATGGCTTCTAGTTCTCAAGGTATGGTAGCTGCTGCCTTCAAGCTGGCCGACAAGACTGCTGGGAGAGACAAGATATGCAG GCTGGTGCAGTATGGTACCAAGTTCCTCCACTGGGCCCTGGAGAGCAAGGGACTGAGTCCAGAGCTGGTGACCAAGCTCAAGGGCTTGGAGTCATCCATCAGCACTGCCAGGAAAT tgttTCGACTTGGTAAGAGCGTGGACAACTTCCGTGGTGCACTACAAACCATCCACCTGGGTGATGCTATTCTGAGGGTCATTGTCACTCTGGTCAAGATCAATCGCGGAATATTCCTACTCTTTGATCACGTGTTATGGGCACAGAGGATGAAACTggttgtcattgacagcaACTTCTGGGTTACATACTCAAATCGATTCTGGTTGCTCTCCATTGTACTCTGTATAATTAGAGACTTTTACGAAATATTGAAACTTTTAAAAGCCGAAAGGAAAAGAGTGGAGTCTGTAGCAATCACTTATTCCAGTGACAAACAAAAGGCCTCCATTTTGGAATCTCTGAGAAATGTTTTCACTAACAACCCGACAGTGACCATCGATTTGGTTAAGAACTCGACTGATTTGTTCATCCCAGCAGCTCGGCTGGATCTGGTGGGCGTACCTGGGGGTGTGGTTGGaataatgggcgtggtctcaTCCCTCGCTGGCCTACTGGTCTCCTATAATGAGAACTTAAAGCTCAAGTTTAGTTGA
- the LOC135338681 gene encoding WD repeat-containing protein 93-like yields the protein MSSYAEAIKLGPAAMDAMVEDSRDYLLDPELWLDKLPQPYRLVDDVLQGFLDEVWAAIERREVCKRGEEGRVKIPELSGSRLLPGSQGTTIVSSDGGGHVILGSPHGLTVCELQGGDEWESVGVYEWAESGSPTSLLVSHTTPFMWLAISFTHEVKFFTYSKNHLIHLSDISFKDEQSREVKGVSVSPCWSHVTLSTRHEGSSRLTLYTLPLSSWADQTERVVGGSSVSVGKQEEVVFSGTTLVYSLQPPCSLTPCPNTDPQSAINRIGSASTGCIPSGEMHLLTEAYLCNRRTAFVAQRRHFVDEARQPLNYTPTPHFLYSSKQATTRGGPCGLAVWWSNHNQLRVYPITASKPHPLPLKLLPHTAAIVCSVTDGDGQHMALALANGTVACWNMSTVECTQLVRPLESDEIVTAMLFVSQELVVGTSTGRILVVSASAHRLGKQREVYPQLLQDSRVDHLHSDPVALPSVVLSAHGNGTVVLWSVVEQEVLCQVSLCQSPHCSRPVLTGGGQSPHCSHPALTGGGQSPHCSHPALTGGGQSPHCSRPALTGGGLCVLGTGEEDASSRSGVVWFDLHSAPTLSPHLTMPLIQPRPPSTVSIQDTLSLYISTRCAQFKTDRERWSKRWAELSPVY from the exons ATGTCAAGTTATGCAGAGGCTATCAAGCTAGGGCCGGCAGCCATGGATGCAATGGTTGAAGACTCGAGGGACTACCTGCTAGATCCAGAGTTATGGTTGGACAAGCTGCCCCAACCTTACCGGCTGGTGGATGATGTTCTACAAGGCTTCCTCGATGAGGTATGGGCAGCCATTGAGAGGAGAGAGGTGTGTAAGAGAGGAGAGGAAGGAAGAGTCAAGATACCAGAGCTGTCAGGGAGTAGGCTGCTCCCCGGCTCTCAGGGGACCACCATAGTCAG CTCTGACGGAggaggtcatgtgatattggGCAGTCCTCAcgggctcactgtgtgtgaGCTACAGGGAGGGGATGAGTGGGAGTCTGTGGGGGTGTACGAGTGGGCGGAGAGCGGCAGCCCAACTAGCCTCCTAGTCAGCCACACTACACCATTCATGTGGCTGGCCATATCCTTCACACACG AGGTGAAGTTCTTTACATATTCCAAGAATCATCTGATACACCTCAGTGACATCTCCTTCAAAGATGAACAG AGtagagaggtcaaaggtgtgagtgtgtctcCGTGCTGGAGTCATGTGACACTCTCCACTCGACACGAAGGTAGTAGTAGGCTGACACTGTATACACTCCCGCTCAGTTCCTGGGCCGATCAGACAGAGAGGGTGGTGGGAGGGAGCTCTGTCAGTGTAGGCAAGCAGGAG GAGGTAGTGTTCTCAGGTACCACTCTGGTGTACAGTCTCCAGCCTCCTTGTTCCCTCACCCCCTGTCCAAACACAGACCCTCAGTCAGCCATTAACAG GATTGGCTCAGCCTCTACTGGTTGCATACCTAGTGGAGAGATGCATCTTCTCACTGAAGCCTACTTGTGCAACAGAAGGACGGCATTTGTAGCTCAGAGAAGACACTTTGTTGATGAAGCAAGACAGCCCCTCAACTACACTCCAACTCCCCACTTCCTCTACTCTAGCAAACAAGCTACCACAC GTGGTGGTCCCTGTGGATTAGCCGTCTGGTGGAGCAACCACAACCAACTCAGAGTGTACCCCATCACAGCctcaaaaccacacccactccctcTCAAACTCCTCCCACATACAGCGGCCATAGTGTGCTCAGTAACAGACGGAGATGGCCAGCATATGGCACTAGCGCTGGCCAATGGAACGGTTGCATGCTGGAACATGAGTACAG TTGAGTGCACACAGTTAGTGCGACCATTGGAAAGTGATGAAATAGTGACAGCCATGTTGTTTGTAAGCCAGGAGTTAGTGGTAGGTACAAGCACCGGGAGGATACTGGTGGTCAGTGCTAGTGCACACAG ACTGGGCAAGCAGAGAGAAGTGTACCCACAGCTACTCCAGGACAGCAGAGTGGACCATCTACACAGTGACCCTGTGGCATTGCCTTCAGTC GTATTGTCAGCTCACGGTAATGGTACTGTAGTATTGTGGAGTGTCGTTGAGCAGGAGGTTCTTTGTCAAGTCTCTCTATGTCAGTCCCCACACTGCTCCCGCCCTGTCCTGACTGGAGGGGGACAGTCCCCACACTGCTCCCACCCTGCCCTGACTGGAGGGGGACAGTCCCCACACTGCTCCCACCCTGCCCTGACTGGAGGGGGACAGTCCCCACACTGCTCCCGCCCTGCCCTGACTGGAGGGGGACTCTGTGTATTAG gcactggaGAAGAGGACGCTTCGTCTAGATCTGGTGTTGTCTGGTTTGACCTTCACTCCGCCCCCACCCTCTCCCCTCACTTGACCATGCCCCTTAtacagccacgcccacccaGCACTGTCAGCATCCAGGACACTCTCTCACTGTACATCAGTACAAG GTGTGCTCAGTTCAAGACAGATAGAGAGAGGTGGAGCAAGCGATGGGCAGAGCTCTCACCAGTATACTAG
- the LOC135338682 gene encoding asparagine--tRNA ligase, cytoplasmic-like, with protein sequence MAESKETSVPLYASESVGSDDTGLGTEQEPVKTILQAMRLAGQELLPVIYVDSKTEGERWTEASQSQLKKFKKIWAGEQRKQDKARERLEEDARKREENLEKAKAIKISQDTSLPAPKQIKIRDSEESRGLRVKVYGWVHRLRRQGNSLMFLVLRDGTGLLQCVLTDNMCMTYEALTLATESTVVVYGVIKELPQGKSAPGGHELSADYWELVGGSPAGGVESVVSDKSNIDVQLDQRHLMLRGDVLSKVFKIRSMVAQSFREHYFSRGYVEVTPPTLTQTQVEGGSTLFSLNYFGEDAYLTQSSQLYLETCIPSLGDVFCIAMSYRAEQSRTRRHVAEYTHVEGECPFINFDQLLERLEDLVCDVIDRVLASPLAPMIKELNPTFAPPKRPFKRMDYSEAIKYLKEHDIKKEDGSYYEFGEDIPEAPERVMTDQINEPIFLCRFPVEIKSFYMQRCSENPRLTESVDLLVPGVGEIIGGSMRMWDETELLAGYKRSGIDPAPYYWYTDQRKFGTCPHGGYGLGLERFLTWIMDRHHIRDVVLYPRFVERCKP encoded by the exons ATGGCTGAATCAAAGGAAACTA gtGTTCCTCTGTATGCGTCCGAGAGTGTTGGCTCTGATGACACTGGGCTTGGCACTGAACAGGAACCCGTCAAAACCATTCTCCAG GCAATGCGATTGGCTGGCCAGGAACTGCTCCCTGTGATCTATGTGGACAGCAAGACAGAGGGGGAG CGGTGGACAGAGGCCTCTCAGAGCCAACTaaagaagttcaagaagatcTGGGCAGGAGAGCAGCGCAAGCAAGACAAAGCACGGGAGAGGCTGGAGGAAGATGCTAGGAAGAGAGAAGAAAATCTAGAGAAGGCCAAAGCCATCAAGATCTCTCAGGACACTTCTCTACCAGCCCCAAAACAA ATCAAGATCAGAGACAGTGAGGAGAGCAGAGGGTTGAGGGTCAAAGTGTATGGCTGGGTGCACAGGCTGCGTCGTCAAGGCAACTCACTCATGTTCCTAGTGTTGAGGGATGGTACTGGTCTACTACAGTGTGTGCTCACGGACAATATGTGTATGACTTACGAGGCTCTCACTCTGGCCACTGAGTCCACTGTGGTTGTGTATGGTGTCATCAAGGAACTGCCTCAGGGGAAGAGT GCCCCTGGAGGTCATGAACTGTCTGCAGATTATTGGGAGTTAGTTGGAGGCAGTCCTGCTGGTGGTGTGGAGAGTGTGGTCAGCGATAAGTCCAACATTGATGTCCAGTTAGACCAGAGACACCTCATGCTCCGAGGAGACGTG CTCTCCAAGGTCTTCAAAATACGCTCTATGGTAGCACAGAGCTTCAGAGAGCATTATTTCAGCCGAGGCTATGTGGAG GTAACCCCGCCCACACTGACTCAGACACAAGTGGAGGGAGGGTCTACTCTCTTCAGCCTCAACTACTTTGGAGAGGAT GCATACCTCACGCAGTCCTCCCAACTCTACCTGGAGACGTGTATTCCCTCCCTTGGTGATGTGTTCTGTATTGCCATGTCCTACAGAGCAGAACAGTCTCGCACCAGACGCCATGTGGCAGAGTACACTCACGTGGAGGGGGAGTGCCCCTTCATTAACTTTGACCAATTGCTGGAGAGACTGGAAGACCTG GTGTGTGATGTCATTGATCGTGTGCTGGCCTCCCCTCTTGCTCCAATGATCAAGGAACTAAATCCA acGTTTGCTCCTCCCAAGCGACCATTCAA GAGAATGGATTATAGTGAAGCCATTAAGTACCTGAAGGAACATGACATTAAGAAGGAAGATGGATCCTACTATGAGTTTGGAGAGGACATACCAGAGGCCCCAGAGAGAGTCATGACTGACCAAATCAACGAG ccgatTTTTCTGTGTCGTTTCCCTGTTGAGATCAAATCATTCTACATGCAACGTTGCTCTGAGAATCCACGCCTCACAGAATCG gtggacCTGTTAGTGCCAGGAGTGGGGGAGATTATCGGAGGGTCTATGAGGATGTGGGATGAG ACAGAGCTATTAGCTGGCTACAAGCGCTCTGGTATTGACCCCGCCCCCTATTACTGGTACACTGACCAG CGCAAGTTTGGTACGTGTCCCCACGGCGGGTATGGACTGGGACTGGAGCGGTTCCTCACATGGATCATGGACCGCCACCATATCCGAGATGTTGTGCTGTACCCACGCTTTGTGGAGAGGTGCAAGCCCTAG
- the LOC135338685 gene encoding uncharacterized protein LOC135338685 has protein sequence MNPSPVFYGSPSSFSGFGHLLLEPRGSRHVPCTPPLESLLPGPVRGLSGVSPVGQTVPVVAQRNVYSGSPLLRQILINGRKRQRDDGCPEGSSPSPIAVSSKRFCQEEGQVPNSLVVLTRGTQQLTHKKHDNDGPQVVPDSCTDKEHSIKTTTDDKSNNEENGFKWFEFFTGSSDGLTQAEE, from the exons ATGAACCCTTCTCCTGTATTCTACGGCTCTCCTAGTTCATTTTCCGGCTTTGGCCACCTCCTCCTGGAGCCTAGAGGCAGTCGACATGTCCCCTGCACTCCACCATTGGAGAGCCTGCTACCTGGACCAGTGAGGGGCTTGAGTGGAGTGTCTCCAGTGGGACAGACAGTGCCTGTAGTAGCACAGAGGAATGTCTACTCTGGCAGCCCTCTACTGAGGCAAATTCTGATAA atGGACGAAAGAGACAGCGTGATGATGGGTGTCCTGAAGGCAGCTCCCCTAGTCCTATAGCTGTGAGTAGTAAGAGGTTCTGTCAAGAGGAGGGACAGGTGCCCAACTCTCTGGTGGTACTCACGAGGGGCACACAACAGCTAACCCACAAGAAACACG ATAATGACGGGCCACAAGTTGTTCCTGATAGCTGCACAGACAAAGAACATTCAATAAAGACTACCACTGATGacaaatccaataatgaggaGAATGGTTTCAAGTGGTTCGAGTTCTTCACTGGGAGTAGCGACGGCCTCACACAAGCAGAGGAATAA
- the LOC135338143 gene encoding uncharacterized protein LOC135338143, with amino-acid sequence MSCHYTHIAAKYGGFPIVLAVGPTETGKSTALKAALSIFGMAKDAFYVEGSNAYFMERSALSCMPYGIDEATAHSKQLDVVKLIVDLHGAAKTANLRRGAFLPLSVPVIATNDKLKDDPRVKSRCVEISFRRPKVGPSTVEERKSRRDLESSIINGTPSGILHWVISLRQDLERDGEAEVERILQQILQLPQFSEQPRLAQSWALILYFTFKMVRACGKDELENEIMACVTLNSTATEEGTDKTSSLESVVTDTVREVLEYCNGKVIRQVLTFVRTRLMVSNQEVVAIHLSHNGLKFTHSLDEIRNAVDQLEWGKGTDSKDFLNPTKHSGTLINRKTSDRVRAANIFLNKLPKNLHDVLRRVTDPETPLAEVIKCGLEVAEKTPCSEEEENSGPGLTTETEAVDGDKKHATVTTSLTETDGTSTDGSVDDGDKKRATRSSTIVPPFSKRLCKGNNIY; translated from the exons ATGTCTTGTCACTACACCCACATTGCTGCGAAGTATGGAGGATTTCCAATTGTGCTTGCTGTCGGACCAACTGAGACTGGCAAGTCAACTGCTCTAAAGGCTGCCCTGAGTATTTTTGGGATGGCCAAAGATGCCTTTTACGTTGAAGGTTCCAATGCTTATTTTATGGAAAGAAGTGCCCTCTCGTGTATGCCATATGGTATTGATGAGGCCACTGCACACAGCAAGCAGTTGGATGTTGTCAAGCTCATTGTCGACCTTCATGGAGCGGCTAAAACAGCCAATTTGCGTCGTGGTGCGTTTCTTCCACTGTCTGTACCTGTCATAGCAACCAATGACAAATTGAAGGATGATCCAag AGTGAAGAGCAGATGTGTGGAAATTTCCTTCCGAAGGCCAAAAGTTGGTCCCTCTACCGTTGAGGAAAGAAAGTCGAGACGTGACTTAGAGAGTTCAATCATTAACGGAACGCCTTCTGGCATTCTTCACTGGGTGATTTCTCTAAGACAAGACCTCGAAAGAGATGGAGAGGCAGAGGTGGAGAGGATTTTGCAGCAGATCCTTCAGCTGCCTCAGTTTAGTGAACAACCCAGACTAGCGCAAAGCTGGGCTCTTATTCTTTACTTTACATTCAAG ATGGTACGCGCCTGTGGGAAGGATGAGCTGGAGAATGAAATAATGGCGTGTGTAACTCTAAATAGCACTGCAACTGAGGAAGGTACTGACAAAACTAGTTCTCTTGAAAGTGTTGTGACTGACACAGTCAGGGAAGTGCTTGAGTACTGCAATGGAAAAGTCATAAGACAG gtactCACCTTTGTCAGAACAAGGTTGATGGTAAGCAACCAAGAAGTTGTGGCAATCCATCTTTCTCACAACGGGCTGAAATTTACTCATTCCCTTGATGAAATTAGAAATGCTGTCGACCAACTGGAGTGGGGGAAAGGCACGGACAGCAAAGATTTCCTGAATCCTACCAAACATAGTGGGACGTTAATAAATAGGAAAACAAGTGATCGCGTAAGAGCTGCCAACATCTTTCTTAACAAACTTCCTAAAAATCTTCACGATGTACTTAGAAGGG tgaccgACCCTGAGACTCCATTGGCTGAAGTAATTAAGTGTGGGCTGGAAGTGGCTGAAAAAACTCCATGCAGTGAGGAAGAGGAAAACAGTGGGCCAGGCTTAACTACTGAAACAGAAGCTGTCGATGGGGACAAGAAACATGCTACTGTAACAACATCACTGACTGAAACAGACGGTACATCTACTGATGGATCTGTCGATGATGGGGACAAGAAACGTGCTACAAGATCCTCGACTATTGTGCCTCCTTTTTCCAAAAGACTTTGCAAGGGGAACAATATTTACTAA
- the LOC135338680 gene encoding GON-4-like protein, with translation MADEDEVLNALSEAGSADDEGIDVDTVIQNAAEKANLSILNVKSILHHVLKDKRVLSVIQREAGEGSEVMDDDIIQPRLTRSKVREAVATTMIPDKITRMRAITRSPTKPGCMSVEELLNVSLGTEDSSDDEEYLPEGAEHSEGAGHSDSEGVGHSDSDSEDPGCTEDTERDPTLSPLSVDTPPSQSLGGVSVEQETAALLASLSDVILSPIKTRGQRSQEQQQASEIARRTRSKFPLIDTPLSAIEGSFQPSDPDDPPTPREMDPDDLEWHQWLNDLMNPPESALEEVEEDGEYNYLAESDVVEKEELRNDRAVKIPRKEVDQLVNELLYPPSEGLGGLLSGHGGMDLTSAYLLESLGLPAPLLSGSEDRETTPTDEGVGCYLSLDQAQTLSQQIRQHFQLLMQTLLLCRCEPSLLLLSQVANQAIDELHIWSEGAWQGTHSAVWYIPDMSGGIELIQQLESIGNEQPVTMAASSRPRTSIPYIAQEKLMTTPLFWTDPSLLPAVGFAPMTEGKSTPPSSFSSAEDCLLVFGMDHYGSAAWQDIRTNLLPVKTIKQLQLRVKNQCSKRTGNNVVKHYKKTKQLKIPFSQAEEKALPHWVTLYHKKRVEKEKEAKKKSEELCKQTAKLKKMLGLVPQRRAEEGGSKRNLITCMEEVTNNDKKPRVETPNDDRKLTVGNHRRLRRRKTKMKQGVRVCDEQGQSSLHHLLLAAGLQPSDANARFAHSFISEVKTTLPSDGVKYDQFLNLLSTADHQHWTPAKLYGEVSLVLESWPYLVRLFTELLSDRDCLLANAMGYRMEVTGVREFAGKLKECFANSPLSLSAVLDALHQLDTPTLTNDKVETALLPLVTAHEKLVTALRRFLYQLTPSHGGVFEEVDLSQSPDTFETISQSQLTATMATKSCVTTPTPSPGPAAPWTRRDDGVILKACMGVESGVSLVRVWGDVANTLDRTQHEVKERYLNLLHLMQSTKLSQ, from the exons ATGGCGGATGAAGATGAAGTATTAAATGCGCTTTCTGAGGCAGGATCGGCTGATGACGAGGGGATTGACGTGGATACTGTCATACAGAATGCAGCAGAGAAGGCTAACCTATCAATCCTCAATGTTAAAAGCATTCTCCAT CATGTGCTCAAGGACAAGAGAGTGTTGTCTGTGATCCAGCGAGAAGCAGGGgaagggtcagaggtcatggACGATGACATCATACAACCTCGGCTCACTCGCTCAAAAGTCCGAGAGGCTGTTGCCACGACAATGATCCCAGATAAGATA ACTAGAATGAGGGCCATCACGCGCTCCCCTACCAAGCCTGGATGTATG TCTGTAGAGGAGCTCCTCAATGTAAGTCTAGGCACAGAGGATTCTTCAGATGATGAAGAGTATCTACCAGAGGGGGCGGAACACAGTGAGGGGGCGGGCCATAGCGacagtgagggggtgggccaTAGCGACAGTGACAGTGAGGACCCTGGGTGCACAGAAGACACAGAGAGAG ACCCCACCCTAAGCCCCCTGAGTGTTGACACGCCCCCCTCTCAATCACTGGGGGGGGTCTCCGTGGAGCAAGAGACGGCTGCTTTGTTGGCTTCCCTCTCTGATGTCATCCTCAGTCCAATCAAGACaaggggtcagaggtcacaaGAACAGCAACAG GCATCAGAGATTGCTCGGAGGACAAGGTCAAAGTTCCCCCTTATTGACACACCCCTATCTGCTATAGAGGGTTCGTTCCAGCCATCTGACCCTGATGACCCCCCCACACCTCGTGAGATGGACCCTGATGACCTGGAGTGGCATCAATGGCTAAATGACCTCATGAACCCACCTG aGTCTGCACTAGAAGAGGTTGAGGAGGACGGAGAATACAACTATCTGGCAGAGTCTGATGTAGTGGAGAAGGAGGAACTACGCAATGACAGGGCCGTCAAGATCCCCC GTAAGGAAGTGGACCAACTAGTGAACGAACTCCTCTATCCA CCATCAGAGGGACTAGGGGGGCTGCTGTCAGGTCATGGAGGGATGGACCTCACTAGTGCTTATCTACTAGAGTCTCTGGG tttgCCTGCTCCATTATTGAGTGGGTCAGAGGAtcgtgagaccacacccactgatgAGGGGGTGGGCTGCTACCTCTCTCTGGACCAAGCACAGACTCTCTCCCAGCAAATCAGACAg CACTTCCAACTACTCATGCAAACGTTGCTCCTGTGTCGATGTGAACCGTCTCTACTCTTGCTCTCTCAAGTGGCCAATCAAGCGATAGACGAGCTACACATATGGAGTGAGGGCGCGTGgcaag gtacacacagtgcagTGTGGTATATACCAGACATGAGCGGTGGGATAGAACTGATACAACAGCTTGAGTCTATTGGCAACGAGCAGCCTGTTACCATGGCAGCAA GCAGCCGCCCACGTACGAGTATTCCATATATTGCCCAGGAGAAAttgatgaccacaccccttttcTGGACTGACCCCTCTCTTCTTCCAGCAGTTGGGTTTG CTCCTATGACAGAGGGAAAGTCAACACCTCCATCCAGCTTCTCCAGTGCCGAAGATTG TTTGTTGGTATTTGGTATGGATCATTATGGCTCTGCTGCTTGGCAAGATATTAGGACCAACCTGCTACCAGTCAAGACCATCaaacag CTCCAGTTGAGAGTCAAGAATCAATGCTCCAAAAGAACAGGGAATAATGTTGTCAAG CATTACAAGAAGACCAAGCAACTCAAGATACCATTCAGTCaag CTGAAGAGAAGGCACTCCCACACTGGGTCACG CTGTATCACAAGAAACGTGTTGAGAAGGAAAAGGAGGCCAAAAAGAAGAGTGAAGAACTGTGCAAGCAGACGGCCAAGCTCAAGAAGATGCTCGGACTTGTCCCCCAGAGGAGGGCAGAAGAGGGGGGCTCTAAACGAAACCTGATTACCTGTATGGAGGAGGTTACAAACAATGACAAGAAACCGCGTGTGGAGACACCAAATGATGACAGGAAGCTCACTGTGGGGAACCATAGACGACTGAGACGGAGGAAGACAAAGATGAAACAAGGAGTGAGAGTGTGTGATGAGCAGGGACAGAGCAGTCTCCACCACCTCCTACTAGCCGCAGGGCTGCAG ccaagTGATGCTAATGCAAGGTTTGCACACAGCTTCATCAGTGAGGTCAAG ACCACCCTCCCTTCCGATGGTGTCAAGTATGACCAATTTCTGAACCTGTTATCTACTGCAGACCACCAGCATTGGACCCCAGCCaag CTGTATGGTGAGGTGTCATTGGTGCTAGAGTCATGGCCGTACCTAGTGAGGTTGTTCACTGAGCTGTTATCTGACAGGGACTGTCTACTAGCCAATGCT ATGGGGTACAGGATGGAGGTCACTGGTGTGCGGGAGTTTGCCGGGAAACTGAAG GAATGTTTTGCCAACTCTCCTCTGAGCCTCTCTGCTGTGTTAGACGCTCTCCACCAGTTGGATACACCCACGCTCACTAATGACAAG GTGGAGACGGCACTGTTGCCATTGGTAACAGCTCATGAGAAACTGGTGACTGCTCTGAGGAGGTTCCTCTACCAACTGACTCCATCACA TGGTGGTGTGTTTGAAGAGGTGGACTTAAGTCAATCACCTGACACCTTTGAAACCATATCCCAGTCTCAACTGACGGCTACCATGGCAACTAAGTCATgtgtaaccacacccactcctaGTCCTGGCCCTGCTGCTCCATGGACAAG ACGAGATGATGGTGTTATCCTTAAGGCGTGTATGGGGGTGGAGTCTGGTGTGTCTCTGGTGAGAGTATGGGGAGACGTGGCTAATACTCTGGACAGAACACAGCACGAG GTGAAGGAGCGCTATCTTAATTTGCTGCATCTCATGCAGTCTACCAAGCTCTCTCAATGA
- the LOC135338683 gene encoding synaptotagmin-1-like, translated as MSTSTSTPQSSGGVSPAVTVGVPILIIVVTVVVILLLVLAFLYYRSRHTQQDLDSKGVYAPLPLQEDSGSAPAHLPPKTIPYGSPPTISLADPPNPSMQFTMATQLTDASKTGQRYPFNEQHRQPESRSLRPTKQRTKKRTNQQHDVLKSGSVDSSDVSDHSSSSRSEVRQRSKRLATSASPSDQEEAISPAEIYLTLAYKEDSSQFVVNVDRVISLPPRPDGTAVDSYVRLFVIPKLANLSQRKTASTQIQKNQLSPLFNEDICYDSMSREELINSSLHVDVLDNLPHGKHQILGHSLVSLANVTFEEGEAPMRLTLSPPEVRESRGSVNLSISYNPDTKRLSVIILRAKDLNRGHYKETEPQARLTVTQGGERVLAKLKTRRKPQSCAPIFNEVLNCSVDPNKISGVAVNVDISNEHKQARSRALGQVTLCGQSAGEEFRHWSDVMAAPGKPIAEWHELR; from the exons ATGTCCACCTCCACCTCTACTCCTCAGAGCAGTGGAGGTGTCAGTCCAGCCGTGACGGTTGGTGTACCTATTCTCATTATCGTAGTCACAGTGGTTGTAATCCTTCTCCTGGTGTTGGCTTTCCTGTATTATAGATCAAGACATACACAACAAGACCTTGATTCCAAGGGTGTCTATGCTCCCTTGCCATTGCAAGAAGACTCAGGTTCTGCTCCAGCGCATTTACCACCAAAGACAATACCATACGGTTCTCCCCCCACCATCTCATTGGCTGATCCTCCGAACCCAAGCATGCAGTTCACCATGGCAACACAGCTAACGGATGCATCAAAGACGGGGCAACGCTATCCGTTCAACGAGCAGCATAGACAACCTGAGAGTAGGTCCCTTCGCCCCACCAAGCAGCGCACCAAGAAGAGGACCAACCAACAACATGATGTCCTCAAGTCAGGATCTGTTGATTCCTCAGATGTCTCCGATCACTCGAGTAGTAGTAGGTCAGAGGTCAGGCAGAGGTCCAAGCGGTTGGCTACTTCAGCGTCTCCATCAGATCAAGAGGAGGCCATCTCCCCAGCTGAGATATACCTTACCCTGGCATATAAGGAAGATTCCTCCCAGTTTGTGGTGAACGTGGATCGTGTTATATCCCTGCCTCCACGGCCGGATGGTACAGCAGTGGACTCTTATGTCAGACTATTTGTGATACCTAAACTAGCAAACTTGTCTCAGAGAAAGACAGCCAGCACACAGATACAGAAGAACCAGTTATCACCTTTATTTAATGAGGATATTTGCTATGACTCCATGTCCAGAGAGGAGCTCATTAACTCCTCCCTCCATGTCGATGTGTTGGACAATCTGCCTCACGGGAAGCATCAGATACTAGGCCACTCTCTGGTATCACTGGCCAATGTCACCTTTGAGGAAGGAGAGGCGCCTATGAGACTAACACTGAGCCCCCCTGAG GTGCGAGAGAGCCGTGGCAGTGTGAACTTGTCCATTAGCTACAATCCTGACACCAAGCGATTGAGTGTGATCATCCTGAGAGCCAAGGATCTCAACCGTGGACACTACAAGGAAACAG agCCTCAGGCAAGGTTGACTGTGACTCAAGGTGGGGAGAGAGTATTAGCGAAGCTCAAGACACGGAGGAAGCCACAGAGCTGTGCTCCTATCTTCAACGAGGTGCTCAACTGCTCAGTGGACCCTAACAAGATATCAGGAGTTGCTGTAAATGTCGACATTTCTAACGAACACAAACAAGCACGTTCTCGTGCACTAGGTCAGGTGACTCTGTGCGGCCAATCAGCTGGAGAGGAGTTCCGACATTGGAGTGATGTCATGGCAGCCCCGGGGAAACCCATAGCAGAGTGGCATGAACTGAGATAA